In the genome of Nymphaea colorata isolate Beijing-Zhang1983 chromosome 9, ASM883128v2, whole genome shotgun sequence, one region contains:
- the LOC116260747 gene encoding cyclic dof factor 2-like: MSSDSGRDPAIKLFGRTIPLQEAKAEPSGCAGEGEQPQDATAIEPPPPPSSADNGDAHREANSDEAAVACLQEPCKPDTSSDLLNDPMEEERGRDAPDPDTSKVSPDSKPSTPASDDVQTETEAGNEKALKKPDKVLPCPRCNSLDTKFCYYNNYNVNQPRHFCKNCQRYWTAGGTMRNVPVGAGRRKNKHSASHYRHIMLSEGMATTMVDAAAASHHQVLHSGLSPTAGGLRNTSGAVLKFGSEAPLCESMASALNLGDQPVKGNVEMGSASGSGNGEEMSCASLATAPRVGSEIQERTVGMEQGRNAGCCEGPTPHLLRYPVPPPWPYPWSPGWSNVAALAAGGCSSELVFRPDTGNPGSAQWNPPPLVAAPAFCAPTIPFPFVATSYWGCMPGWAGGAWNAPWMGAGGGLSPSSSTSNGGCSSGNNSPTLGKHSRDGSPTGEGKQERGVWIPKTLRIDDPDEAAKSSIWATLGIKHESAERVTRGGMFKAFESKKESERNIAEASPALRANPAALSRSQAFHENR; this comes from the exons ATGTCTTCTGATAGTGGCAGGGATCCGGCCATCAAGCTGTTCGGCAGGACCATCCCGCTCCAAGAGGCAAAGGCTGAGCCCTCGGGCTGCGCCGGCGAGGGAGAGCAACCCCAAGATGCGACTGCTATAGAGCCCCCGCCTCCACCATCCTCCGCCGATAACGGg GATGCGCACAGAGAAGCAAATTCTGATGAAGCAGCAGTGGCTTGTCTGCAAGAGCCCTGCAAGCCTGATACTTCTTCTGATCTATTGAATGATCCCATGgaagaggaaagaggaagagatgcTCCTGATCCTGACACTAGCAAAGTGTCCCCAGATTCCAAGCCGTCCACACCTGCCTCAGATGACGTGCAGACTGAAACTGAGGCTGGAAATGAGAAGGCTCTTAAGAAGCCAGACAAGGTGCTCCCTTGCCCCCGGTGCAACAGCCTAGACACCAAGTTTTGTTACTACAACAATTACAATGTCAACCAGCCAAGACACTTCTGTAAGAACTGCCAGAGATACTGGACAGCTGGTGGGACGATGAGAAACGTGCCGGTAGGCGCTGGGCGGCGTAAGAACAAGCATTCTGCATCACATTACCGCCACATAATGTTGTCCGAGGGCATGGCAACGACGATGGTAGATGCTGCAGCTGCCTCCCATCATCAGGTTCTCCACTCTGGTCTTTCACCAACTGCAGGAGGATTGAGGAATACTAGTGGCGCGGTGCTCAAGTTCGGATCTGAAGCACCACTCTGTGAATCCATGGCATCTGCACTGAACCTTGGGGATCAGCCTGTCAAGGGGAATGTGGAGATGGGTTCTGCGTCTGGTTCAGGGAATGGAGAAGAGATGTCATGTGCATCTTTGGCAACAGCTCCAAGAGTGGGAAGTGAAATACAAGAGAGAACGGTTGGGATGGAACAGGGAAGGAACGCAGGCTGCTGTGAAGGACCTACTCCTCATCTTCTACGCTATCCTGTACCTCCTCCATGGCCGTACCCTTGGAGCCCTGGTTGGAGTAACGTTGCAGCCCTGGCAGCTGGAGGATGCTCTTCCGAATTGGTCTTCAGACCTGACACCGGCAATCCTGGTTCGGCCCAATGGAACCCACCGCCATTGGTTGCTGCCCCTGCTTTCTGTGCTCCAACTATCCCTTTCCCATTTGTAGCAACATCCTACTGGGGATGTATGCCGGGCTGGGCTGGTGGAGCATGGAATGCGCCATGGATGGGAGCGGGTGGGGGCTTATCGCCTTCTTCATCCACCAGTAATGGCGGTTGTTCCTCGGGAAACAATTCTCCAACGTTAGGGAAGCACTCCAGAGATGGAAGCCCCACCGGTGAAGGTAAGCAGGAGAGGGGCGTCTGGATACCCAAGACCCTTAGAATTGATGATCCAGATGAAGCTGCCAAGAGCTCCATATGGGCTACCCTGGGCATCAAGCACGAGTCTGCCGAGCGCGTCACAAGAGGTGGAATGTTTAAAGCGTTTGAATCCAAAAAAGAAAGCGAGAGAAACATTGCAGAGGCATCACCGGCGTTGCGTGCTAATCCCGCAGCATTATCACGATCTCAGGCTTTCCATGAGAACAGATGA